A genomic segment from Neochlamydia sp. AcF84 encodes:
- a CDS encoding rhomboid family intramembrane serine protease, whose translation MICLTAIVTICSAALEPLFTTLFKIYGPQELLGLSPWGMTNSYYWQLITSLFIQKHAHGINLFLLINLTFNMYMLWLFGSQLAESYGDKSFLALYFISGILANLAALATVYLLLPYKLFIIAGLAPSLLAIFVAWAMLHRETTLLLFFLIPIQAKWLLAVVVAFSLLIPLSELDFVNLFYHMVGIASGYLCSTVVWQQPTPYLYMQNIDEIFMVGGHKFRAKIQRYFFSTPQKSKIVDIKTGKATLGDDAFIDEMLAKISRYGEQSLTRQEKDRMRKISEEKMKKN comes from the coding sequence TTGATTTGCCTGACAGCTATAGTGACTATATGCAGTGCGGCATTAGAACCTCTTTTTACCACTCTCTTTAAAATATATGGACCTCAAGAGCTTTTAGGGCTCTCCCCTTGGGGTATGACAAACTCCTATTATTGGCAACTTATTACTTCCCTTTTTATTCAAAAACATGCGCATGGCATCAATTTATTTTTACTTATCAATCTTACTTTTAATATGTATATGCTCTGGCTTTTTGGATCCCAACTTGCTGAATCTTATGGAGATAAATCTTTTCTTGCTCTTTATTTTATTAGCGGCATCCTCGCCAACCTAGCAGCTTTAGCAACCGTTTACCTTTTACTACCTTATAAGCTGTTTATCATTGCAGGCTTAGCCCCCTCTCTATTAGCCATCTTTGTAGCCTGGGCCATGCTTCATCGAGAGACCACCCTTCTGCTCTTTTTTTTAATCCCTATTCAGGCTAAGTGGCTTCTAGCTGTTGTGGTTGCTTTTTCTCTTCTTATTCCTTTATCGGAACTGGATTTTGTGAATCTATTCTACCATATGGTAGGCATAGCTTCCGGCTATCTTTGTAGCACAGTTGTTTGGCAGCAACCGACGCCTTATCTATACATGCAAAACATAGACGAAATTTTTATGGTTGGGGGCCACAAATTTCGCGCTAAAATTCAACGCTACTTCTTTTCCACCCCGCAAAAGAGTAAAATTGTCGATATCAAAACAGGAAAAGCTACCTTAGGAGATGATGCATTTATTGACGAGATGTTAGCCAAAATTTCCCGCTATGGAGAACAATCTTTAACACGGCAAGAAAAAGACCGTATGCGTAAAATTTCGGAAGAAAAAATGAAGAAAAACTAG
- a CDS encoding type B 50S ribosomal protein L31, whose product MKKDIHPKYQKILFVDSSTGHKFVCGSTLQPKQMDKFEGAEYPVYHLSTSSASHPFFTGSKALVDSEGRVDKFKKRYAAAAQNKATHEESEGKLEEQPKEKEVKKESKKKRK is encoded by the coding sequence ATGAAGAAAGATATTCATCCTAAATATCAAAAAATCTTGTTCGTTGATTCTTCGACAGGACATAAATTCGTATGTGGATCTACTTTACAGCCAAAACAAATGGATAAATTTGAAGGCGCTGAGTATCCTGTTTATCATTTATCAACCTCCTCGGCTTCCCATCCTTTCTTTACGGGTAGCAAGGCTTTAGTTGACTCTGAAGGCCGTGTAGATAAATTTAAAAAACGTTATGCTGCTGCGGCTCAAAACAAGGCGACTCATGAAGAGTCTGAAGGAAAATTAGAAGAGCAGCCTAAAGAAAAAGAAGTAAAAAAAGAGTCCAAAAAGAAAAGGAAATAA
- the prfA gene encoding peptide chain release factor 1: MEKKVQQLLLRLAEVEATLGHSEIFNDQKKYKELTQEHSYLAEIKVTWDALKKAEQELSDNKELLKIESDPEFSNVLQEEIRLIESKLPELQKHLETLLVPPDPNDNRPTILELRAGTGGDEAALFVGDCVRMYKMYADSKQWNYELLSCTPSDMGGYKEYVMVLSGPNVYRNLRYEGGTHRVQRVPATEAQGRVHTSAITVAVLLEPDEDSDVQVDEKDLRVDTYRSSGAGGQHVNTTDSAVRLTHLPTGLVVYCQEERSQHKNKEKALRLLKAKITEIEQQKKAQELASNRAAQVGSGDRSERIRTYNFSQNRLTDHRINLTKYNLDKIMEGDMEDITSALVAHYYKEMFGT; encoded by the coding sequence ATTGAAAAAAAAGTCCAACAACTCCTCCTCCGTTTAGCTGAAGTTGAAGCCACATTAGGTCACTCTGAGATCTTTAATGATCAGAAAAAATATAAAGAACTGACACAAGAGCATTCTTACCTAGCTGAGATCAAAGTTACCTGGGATGCTCTTAAAAAAGCTGAACAAGAACTTTCCGATAATAAAGAACTTCTAAAAATAGAGAGCGATCCTGAATTTTCTAATGTTTTGCAGGAAGAAATCCGTCTAATTGAAAGCAAGCTTCCTGAGTTGCAAAAACATTTGGAAACACTGCTTGTACCTCCTGATCCTAATGATAATCGTCCTACCATCCTAGAGTTGCGAGCCGGCACAGGAGGGGATGAGGCTGCTTTATTTGTGGGAGACTGCGTTCGTATGTATAAAATGTATGCTGACAGTAAACAATGGAATTATGAACTATTATCTTGCACCCCTTCTGATATGGGTGGTTATAAGGAATACGTCATGGTTCTATCAGGTCCAAACGTCTATCGAAATTTGCGCTACGAAGGAGGAACTCATCGTGTTCAGCGGGTGCCTGCTACTGAAGCGCAGGGGAGAGTTCATACTTCTGCTATCACTGTAGCTGTGCTTTTAGAACCTGACGAAGACTCAGATGTACAAGTTGATGAAAAAGATTTACGCGTGGATACCTATAGATCTTCGGGAGCAGGAGGGCAGCATGTGAATACCACGGATAGTGCAGTACGGCTAACTCATTTGCCCACGGGTCTTGTCGTTTACTGTCAGGAAGAACGCAGCCAGCATAAAAATAAAGAAAAAGCATTGCGTTTACTTAAAGCTAAAATTACTGAGATAGAGCAACAGAAAAAAGCTCAAGAGTTAGCTTCTAACCGCGCCGCTCAAGTGGGTAGCGGGGATCGCTCAGAACGTATTCGTACCTATAATTTTTCGCAAAATCGCTTAACGGATCATCGAATCAACCTTACCAAATACAATTTGGATAAAATTATGGAAGGGGATATGGAAGATATAACTTCCGCCTTAGTAGCTCACTATTATAAGGAAATGTTTGGAACTTGA